From Psychroflexus torquis ATCC 700755, the proteins below share one genomic window:
- a CDS encoding caspase family protein, with protein sequence MRIILKCKLTVLFFLFTNIMYGQEIKIGLPVGHTDTIVDIIYSLSGKFIASISRDNTIKIWDIKAEKLITSIPYIINSKEFGFFSDSLILVRNSENSASLYDLKNEKEFFNINHSEKNILAENHHTQTPQKLNSIKIDPSKTFIIGIYQNFVVQFISIRDQSKFEFILKGDNTIDAKACGLEKIFGMRSEQGIITIFDASKTQIFRKKFKKLKDFLFVEKDILALFYKNSIQLWNFRKNIEIKTIDIDYAIIDFQVDALKSKVYFFDKQNSLSELDIKTGIITILFEEENKAISLLKLESVLNKLAWVTSDSIKILDITSKTIVQKTSFKGNPTDIRVHIKSNSFSIFNNKKIENFSLADGSVISLLQNQIEPILFASINPLDRKFYFVDNDLKEFILSLDNGKLKGFDKPKTEFIHTPYSFSIFEYLRKQQLGNVLDSIVKLSKIKYNKITGFLSASSSIPTHGFGNRLRLRQEKSTESLTLFNNKYLRVGTNQGSIGFQVLQPNIGWSQFKRLGAHGAIVNSLDSFDTSFDTFLISASEDGSIVLWSIAFGRIITYYMIGGDPKKWVHIHPSGLFDASPEAMKIMYWTKGLEVIEFDQLKDRYWLPGLWEKVMKGEKLPDVRNMSELKLQPEVEIVKFNKDGVTIYLTKREGGYGKVSLFINGKEAVGDIRPTDMDYTLSEQTISVSIKDHPYLLEGENEITVKASSEDGFVQGRGAKGKSIIKKEVLTEPQFFAVVIGVGDYANDQLNLKYTVNDAEAISKAMQLGAENLFSKNRTHIYTITSKSDQLPTKENIKKIFKEISVKANAEDIITVYLSGHGITWGGNQGDFYFLTSQATATSNEAYNDPAIRDNNTISTAEWVDWLKEIPALKQVMIIDACGSGKAVDNLIAERDIEPSQIKAIDRMKDRTGMYIISGSAADAVSYEASMYGQGLLTYSILQAMKGAALKEDTYVDILTIMNYARETVPKLAEGIGGVQEPQLLIPKGGSFDIGMLRNNDKEAIPLASPKTVFVRSTLVNADDFEDNIALSELLNQELSLLASKGISSPLVYFDSAKFPNACKISGGYTMDDNTISISLKLRCGEDLKSFELKAKTKEALMIEILKLINN encoded by the coding sequence ATGAGAATAATTCTAAAATGTAAACTGACAGTGCTGTTTTTTTTGTTTACTAATATCATGTATGGTCAAGAAATAAAAATTGGACTTCCAGTAGGACATACGGATACTATAGTAGACATTATATACAGTCTAAGTGGTAAATTTATAGCCTCTATTTCAAGAGATAACACTATCAAAATCTGGGATATAAAAGCTGAAAAACTTATCACAAGTATACCCTATATAATAAACTCAAAAGAATTTGGGTTTTTTTCTGATAGTTTAATTCTTGTAAGAAACTCGGAGAACAGTGCCTCATTATATGATCTAAAAAATGAGAAAGAATTCTTTAATATTAACCATTCAGAAAAAAATATTTTAGCGGAAAATCATCACACTCAAACCCCACAAAAACTAAACTCTATTAAAATTGATCCCTCAAAAACATTTATTATTGGAATTTATCAAAATTTTGTAGTTCAGTTCATAAGTATCAGAGACCAGTCAAAATTTGAGTTCATTTTAAAGGGAGACAATACAATAGATGCAAAGGCGTGTGGTTTAGAGAAAATTTTTGGTATGCGAAGTGAACAAGGCATAATCACAATTTTTGATGCATCAAAAACTCAAATTTTTAGGAAGAAATTTAAAAAACTAAAGGACTTCTTATTTGTAGAAAAAGATATTTTAGCACTGTTTTACAAAAATTCTATACAACTCTGGAATTTCAGGAAGAACATTGAAATAAAAACTATTGACATCGATTATGCTATCATTGATTTTCAAGTTGATGCATTAAAGTCAAAAGTTTACTTTTTTGATAAGCAGAATTCATTAAGTGAATTAGATATTAAAACAGGAATAATTACCATACTTTTTGAGGAGGAAAATAAGGCAATAAGTTTATTAAAACTTGAGTCTGTATTAAATAAATTAGCCTGGGTCACATCAGATTCTATTAAAATTTTAGATATTACTTCTAAAACTATTGTTCAGAAAACCTCATTTAAAGGTAATCCTACAGATATAAGGGTTCATATAAAAAGCAATTCTTTCTCTATTTTTAATAATAAAAAAATCGAGAATTTTAGTCTTGCGGATGGAAGTGTTATTTCCCTATTACAAAATCAGATCGAACCCATCTTATTTGCTTCCATAAACCCTTTAGATCGAAAATTCTATTTCGTAGATAATGATTTAAAAGAATTCATACTTTCACTTGATAATGGTAAGTTGAAAGGTTTTGATAAACCAAAAACAGAGTTCATTCATACTCCATACAGCTTTAGTATTTTTGAATATTTGCGTAAGCAGCAATTAGGTAATGTTCTTGATAGTATAGTAAAATTAAGCAAGATAAAATACAACAAGATAACAGGGTTTTTATCTGCTAGTTCTAGTATACCGACCCATGGTTTTGGAAACAGGTTACGATTACGACAAGAAAAAAGTACAGAAAGTCTAACACTTTTTAACAACAAATACCTAAGGGTAGGCACAAATCAAGGAAGTATTGGTTTTCAAGTATTACAACCAAATATAGGTTGGTCCCAGTTTAAACGATTAGGAGCTCATGGTGCAATTGTTAACTCTCTAGATAGCTTTGATACAAGTTTTGATACATTTCTTATATCTGCATCTGAAGATGGAAGTATTGTATTATGGAGTATAGCTTTTGGAAGAATAATTACGTATTACATGATTGGAGGTGATCCTAAAAAATGGGTACACATCCATCCTTCTGGCCTTTTCGATGCATCACCAGAAGCAATGAAAATAATGTATTGGACCAAAGGTTTGGAGGTCATAGAATTTGATCAATTAAAAGATCGCTACTGGTTACCAGGACTCTGGGAGAAAGTAATGAAAGGAGAAAAGCTACCTGATGTTCGTAATATGAGCGAACTAAAATTGCAGCCTGAAGTTGAAATAGTAAAATTTAATAAAGATGGGGTTACCATATACTTAACAAAACGAGAAGGCGGTTATGGCAAAGTATCATTATTTATTAATGGTAAAGAAGCTGTTGGTGATATAAGACCAACCGACATGGATTATACATTAAGTGAGCAAACTATATCTGTATCTATCAAAGACCATCCTTATCTTTTAGAAGGAGAAAATGAAATTACCGTAAAAGCATCATCAGAAGATGGTTTTGTGCAAGGAAGAGGAGCTAAAGGGAAATCAATTATAAAAAAAGAAGTTTTAACAGAGCCACAATTTTTTGCAGTTGTTATTGGCGTAGGAGATTATGCTAATGATCAATTGAATTTAAAGTACACCGTTAATGATGCAGAAGCGATCTCTAAAGCAATGCAATTAGGTGCAGAGAACCTGTTTAGTAAAAATAGAACGCATATTTATACCATCACCTCAAAATCTGATCAATTACCTACTAAAGAAAATATTAAAAAGATATTTAAGGAGATTAGCGTTAAAGCTAATGCAGAAGACATTATTACCGTTTATTTAAGTGGTCATGGCATCACTTGGGGAGGCAATCAAGGTGATTTCTACTTCCTTACATCACAAGCTACAGCTACAAGTAATGAAGCCTATAATGATCCAGCAATTAGAGATAATAATACAATTTCTACTGCGGAATGGGTGGATTGGCTAAAGGAAATTCCCGCATTAAAACAAGTGATGATTATTGATGCTTGTGGTTCTGGTAAAGCGGTAGATAATCTCATTGCAGAACGTGATATTGAACCCTCTCAAATAAAAGCAATTGACAGAATGAAAGACCGCACAGGCATGTACATTATTTCAGGATCTGCAGCAGATGCTGTAAGCTATGAAGCAAGCATGTATGGACAAGGGTTACTTACGTATTCTATTTTACAAGCGATGAAAGGAGCCGCTCTAAAAGAGGATACATATGTTGATATACTTACCATCATGAATTACGCTAGAGAAACGGTGCCAAAATTAGCAGAAGGTATTGGAGGCGTGCAAGAGCCACAGTTACTAATACCTAAAGGAGGTTCCTTTGATATTGGTATGCTTAGAAATAATGATAAAGAAGCAATACCATTAGCAAGTCCTAAGACCGTATTTGTAAGATCTACTTTAGTGAATGCAGATGATTTTGAAGATAATATTGCGCTTTCCGAATTATTAAACCAAGAATTATCATTGTTAGCCTCAAAAGGAATAAGCTCACCATTGGTTTATTTTGACTCAGCAAAATTTCCTAATGCTTGTAAAATTAGCGGAGGGTATACTATGGATGATAATACTATTTCTATTTCTTTAAAACTGAGATGTGGTGAGGATTTAAAATCTTTTGAATTAAAAGCCAAAACTAAAGAAGCGTTGATGATAGAAATCCTAAAATTGATTAATAACTAG
- a CDS encoding glycogen synthase yields MKITHVSAECYPVAKVGGLADVVGALPKYQNDLGEQASVIMPFYDLAFIAKNKFKKIDEGKLKLADREYKFNVLQLLNLELGFELNLIDIPELLFKSYVYSSDDTERFMAFQIVALHWLGKQTQLPEVIHCHDHHTGLIPFMMQHCDEFVAFKNIPSVLSIHNAQYQGWFSYEQIDLIPAFNEEHSGLLDWYGNINPLACAIKCAWRVNTVSPSYMEELKIAANGLEGLLSHEADKCIGILNGIDTQVWNAATDSYLKMNYTVFRNLSGKKANKKWICDTYDLDVDKPLFVFIGRLVYEKGSDLFPEAFKQVLNHQEVSILLLGSGDPETEQGLVDLKDKFKGKYNAYIGYNEELSHVIYAGADFLLMPSRVEPCGLNQMYSLRYGTIPVVRSIGGLKDTIVDVEDGGFGFTHSDTTVEQMVSSIKRAATFFKDQKKFKKIRRQIMSIDHSWNRSASVYIQLYNSITN; encoded by the coding sequence ATGAAAATTACACACGTAAGTGCAGAGTGTTATCCAGTGGCCAAAGTAGGCGGTCTGGCAGATGTTGTGGGAGCACTTCCTAAATATCAAAATGATCTAGGAGAGCAAGCTAGCGTTATAATGCCCTTTTACGACCTGGCATTTATTGCTAAAAATAAATTCAAAAAAATTGATGAAGGGAAGCTTAAATTAGCGGACAGAGAATATAAATTTAACGTGCTTCAACTCTTAAATTTAGAGCTGGGTTTTGAACTCAATTTGATCGATATTCCTGAGCTGCTTTTTAAAAGTTATGTTTACTCTAGCGATGATACAGAGCGGTTTATGGCTTTTCAAATTGTTGCTTTACACTGGTTAGGTAAACAAACGCAATTACCAGAAGTGATTCATTGCCACGATCATCACACGGGATTGATTCCCTTTATGATGCAACATTGCGATGAATTTGTTGCTTTTAAAAATATACCCAGTGTTTTAAGTATTCATAACGCTCAATATCAAGGCTGGTTTTCTTATGAGCAAATCGATTTGATTCCTGCATTTAATGAAGAACACTCTGGTTTATTAGATTGGTATGGAAATATAAACCCGCTGGCTTGTGCTATAAAATGTGCCTGGCGAGTCAATACGGTTTCTCCTAGTTATATGGAAGAATTAAAAATAGCGGCCAATGGTCTGGAAGGATTGCTCAGTCATGAAGCTGATAAATGTATTGGTATTCTCAATGGGATCGATACTCAGGTTTGGAATGCCGCAACAGATTCCTACTTAAAAATGAATTATACAGTATTCAGAAACCTGAGTGGTAAAAAAGCTAATAAAAAATGGATATGTGACACTTATGATTTAGATGTTGATAAGCCCCTTTTTGTTTTTATAGGAAGACTGGTTTATGAAAAAGGATCTGATCTTTTTCCAGAAGCTTTTAAGCAAGTTCTAAATCATCAAGAAGTCTCTATTTTATTATTAGGCTCAGGAGATCCTGAAACAGAACAAGGACTTGTGGACCTTAAAGATAAATTTAAAGGCAAATACAATGCTTATATTGGCTATAATGAAGAGCTATCGCATGTGATTTATGCCGGAGCAGACTTTTTATTGATGCCATCTCGAGTAGAACCCTGTGGATTGAACCAGATGTATTCTTTAAGATATGGAACCATTCCAGTAGTAAGAAGCATAGGTGGCTTAAAAGATACTATTGTAGATGTGGAAGATGGAGGTTTTGGATTTACCCATTCAGATACCACGGTAGAACAAATGGTATCTTCCATAAAGAGAGCAGCAACATTTTTTAAAGACCAAAAAAAATTTAAAAAAATAAGAAGACAGATCATGAGCATAGACCATTCTTGGAACCGATCTGCCAGTGTGTATATACAACTTTATAACTCTATAACTAACTGA
- a CDS encoding caspase family protein has product MKRVPKQIYAAILLCLVSFMVVSQELKLGLPLGHKYPLASFNFSTDSKFIISSSSDGVKLWESSTGYLLNSFDVGNDINTDEFSPDEAKAYAVITNSKRKKSTELLYSDKLINSFKLNDKVESVVLNTNAELFAVNFYNGDSQIFINIKRKVESISFQQSKTLAILKNSLNEDIILQMKNKSIIGYNLNTKKTIYSIPGFYDGECGFTISPNHKYFLVNACTSFSQYSANIGASNGFNMYDVTTGKPIHSFFPSVDELRHTSVSENQKYLSIVSHTGKSQVLDLSTGKLAHVLDTEFAVSSEFAVSSEFSSDSRYLLTKSDMRLIEDAGMGYELIMKESQWIWNVSNGSLISILEDSKRGNNEFENFELSVSYKDSKTAIIWKIEDGLANPYKKLIGHSDQIIFTTLSPDGKMAVTTSRDGTVKVWDAYKGELLHTLKGYSSNATFAQFNKVNQDLLTLSEDKTQKIWALSTKKLLHSIQFENKRKKNGIANEISSDGSFIIIRDVKTGKQLVKQFVFNNKEVLWLLPSGYYFATKKAASKLYYIKGLQTIGFEQLDVKYNRPDKVLEVLGGIAGSKDTTMIKAYKKAWQKRIKKLGIDTTSFKLGFSIPESDFYNRDKIAYEQNNSELKLHIKALDSTYLLDRFNLWINEVPVYGSKGISVRNKKTNSIDTTLVVKLSKGKNKIETSVLNVNGIESYRLPLYINYTPKENIKEKLYFVGIGIDLYKEEGHDLNYSVKDIRDLSAQLKEKYGNQIEIDTLFNQNVTIKNILALKKRLTNLTVDDKVIISFSGHGLLSKDLDYYLGTYNVNFNSPEQNGLPYDDLEYLLDGIPSRKKLLLIDACHSGEVDKDEVEAIANVENEIEGLKGTIVVKSKNPKMGMKNSFELMKELFHNIDRATGATIISAAAGTQFAQERGDLKNGVFTYCILNQLIEKETITVSELKQLVSEQVKEITNGLQQPTSRNETIENDWKVW; this is encoded by the coding sequence ATGAAAAGAGTACCAAAACAGATATATGCGGCCATTTTACTTTGTTTGGTGTCATTTATGGTTGTTAGCCAAGAGCTAAAACTTGGCTTGCCTTTGGGGCATAAATATCCGTTAGCATCATTTAATTTTAGCACTGATAGTAAATTTATTATTTCATCTTCTTCAGATGGAGTCAAGTTATGGGAATCTTCTACTGGCTATCTCTTAAATAGTTTTGACGTAGGGAATGATATAAATACAGATGAATTTTCTCCAGATGAGGCAAAGGCTTATGCTGTAATAACAAACTCTAAGCGAAAGAAAAGTACAGAACTATTATATTCTGATAAATTAATTAATAGCTTCAAACTAAATGACAAAGTGGAAAGTGTCGTTTTAAACACTAACGCTGAATTATTTGCAGTAAATTTCTATAATGGTGATTCACAAATTTTTATAAATATAAAAAGGAAAGTAGAATCAATTTCTTTCCAGCAATCAAAAACGTTAGCCATCTTAAAGAATTCTTTAAACGAAGATATTATTCTTCAAATGAAGAATAAATCTATTATTGGATATAATTTGAATACAAAAAAAACAATCTATAGCATTCCTGGATTTTACGACGGTGAATGCGGATTTACTATAAGTCCAAACCATAAGTATTTTTTAGTAAATGCTTGTACTTCTTTTAGTCAATATAGTGCCAATATAGGTGCTAGTAATGGATTTAATATGTATGACGTTACGACAGGGAAACCTATTCATTCTTTTTTCCCAAGTGTTGATGAATTAAGGCATACTTCAGTGAGTGAAAATCAAAAATACTTATCCATTGTCTCCCATACTGGAAAATCTCAAGTATTGGATTTAAGCACAGGCAAATTAGCACATGTTTTAGATACAGAATTTGCTGTGTCTTCAGAATTTGCTGTGTCTTCAGAATTTTCTTCAGATAGTAGATATCTGCTAACTAAATCAGATATGAGACTCATTGAAGATGCTGGTATGGGGTATGAATTAATAATGAAAGAATCACAGTGGATTTGGAATGTTTCTAATGGAAGTTTGATAAGTATTTTAGAAGACTCAAAACGAGGTAACAATGAATTCGAGAATTTTGAACTATCCGTTTCATATAAAGATTCAAAAACTGCTATTATTTGGAAAATTGAAGATGGATTGGCAAACCCATATAAAAAACTAATAGGCCATTCGGATCAAATTATTTTCACAACATTAAGTCCAGACGGAAAAATGGCAGTTACTACCTCAAGGGATGGGACTGTAAAAGTATGGGATGCTTATAAAGGGGAGTTGCTACACACTTTAAAAGGCTATAGCTCAAATGCAACTTTTGCTCAATTTAATAAAGTTAATCAAGATTTATTGACATTATCAGAAGATAAAACCCAAAAGATATGGGCCCTTTCAACTAAAAAATTATTACATAGTATTCAATTTGAAAATAAGAGAAAAAAAAATGGTATTGCTAATGAAATATCTTCGGATGGCAGCTTCATTATTATTAGGGATGTAAAAACAGGCAAACAACTCGTTAAACAATTTGTTTTTAATAATAAAGAAGTTCTATGGCTTCTTCCCAGCGGATATTACTTTGCTACTAAAAAGGCTGCTTCTAAACTTTACTACATAAAAGGTCTACAAACGATTGGTTTTGAACAATTAGATGTAAAATACAACCGACCAGATAAAGTTCTAGAAGTACTCGGTGGTATTGCGGGTTCTAAGGATACAACCATGATAAAAGCCTATAAAAAAGCATGGCAAAAACGGATTAAAAAATTGGGAATAGATACCACAAGCTTTAAACTGGGGTTTTCCATTCCTGAAAGTGATTTTTACAACCGAGATAAAATTGCTTATGAACAAAATAATTCGGAATTAAAATTACACATAAAGGCATTGGACAGCACCTATTTACTAGACCGTTTTAATTTATGGATTAATGAAGTACCTGTTTATGGCAGTAAAGGTATTTCTGTAAGAAATAAAAAAACGAATTCTATTGATACCACGCTAGTCGTTAAACTATCAAAAGGAAAAAATAAAATAGAAACATCCGTTTTGAATGTTAACGGAATTGAAAGTTATCGCCTACCACTTTATATAAATTACACACCAAAGGAAAATATAAAAGAAAAACTCTATTTTGTGGGTATAGGTATAGACCTGTATAAAGAAGAAGGTCATGACTTAAATTACTCAGTAAAGGACATCAGAGATTTATCAGCACAACTCAAAGAAAAATATGGCAATCAAATAGAAATTGACACCTTGTTCAACCAAAATGTGACGATTAAAAACATTCTAGCACTTAAAAAAAGGTTAACAAACTTAACTGTTGACGACAAAGTCATCATCAGTTTTTCAGGGCATGGTTTGCTAAGTAAAGACCTAGATTATTATTTGGGAACCTACAATGTTAATTTTAATTCACCTGAACAAAATGGACTTCCCTATGACGATTTGGAGTATTTGTTAGACGGTATCCCTTCCAGAAAGAAACTTTTATTAATTGATGCTTGTCACAGTGGTGAAGTAGATAAAGATGAAGTAGAAGCTATTGCCAATGTTGAAAACGAAATAGAAGGCTTAAAAGGTACTATTGTAGTAAAAAGTAAAAACCCAAAAATGGGTATGAAAAATAGTTTCGAGTTAATGAAAGAACTGTTTCATAATATAGATAGAGCTACAGGGGCTACAATAATTTCGGCAGCAGCAGGCACACAATTTGCTCAAGAACGCGGTGATCTTAAAAATGGTGTTTTTACTTATTGTATTTTGAATCAGTTAATAGAGAAAGAAACCATTACTGTTAGTGAATTAAAACAATTGGTAAGTGAACAAGTCAAAGAAATAACCAACGGATTACAACAGCCTACTAGCCGAAACGAAACGATTGAAAATGATTGGAAAGTTTGGTAA